The DNA sequence AAAGGATTTAATCGGAAGCTTGGTGTCTTCTTCCATGGCTCTTAACACATCCATCGATTGGTAACAGATCGATTCGAGAACTGCTCTGGCGAAATGTTCTTTAGACGTCCCTCTGGTTAATCCAAAGATAGCCCCTCTCGCATCCGAATCCCAATAAGGGGTACCCAAACCTACAAAGGCAGGTACGATATAAACCCCTTCATTTGAAGGTAAGGCAGTGGCTAGGCTTTCCGTTTCAGAAGCAGATTGAATGAGTTTGATACCATCTCTTAACCATTGTACCGATGAGCCTGCAACAAAGACAGAACCTTCAAGGGCGTACGTGATTTTATGATCTAAGCCCCAAGCGATGGTTGTTAGTAATCCATGTTCAGAGTTAATCGGTGTTTCGCCGGTATTCATAAGCATGAAACAACCAGTACCATAGGTATTTTTAACCATCCCTTTTTCAAAACAGTTTTGTCCAAACAAGGCTGCTTGTTGGTCTCCCGCAATCCCGGCAATCGGTACTTTTACACCAAAGAAATGATGTGGGGTAGAGTGTCCATAGACTTCAGAACTGGATTTGACTTCAGGTAACATGGACATGGGTATATTTAGAATGGATAGAATTTCTTCATCCCATTTGAGTTCATGGATGTTGTATAAAAGAGTTCTTGACGCATTGGTATAGTCGGTCACATGCACCTGTTCGCCGGTCATTTTATAGACAAGCCAAGTATCGATGGTTCCAAACATCAAATCGCCATGATCGGCTTTTTTTCTCGCACCTGGTACATTGTCTAAAATCCATTTCACTTTGGTTCCAGAGAAATATGCATCGATTAAAAGACCCGTTTTGGCTTTAAATAATGGCCCATAACCTTTTTCATTCAACTCGTCACAAATCTTCGATGTTTGACGGGATTGCCAAACAATCGCGTTGTGTACGGGTTGTCCTGTATGACGGTCCCATACCACAGTGGTTTCTCTTTGGTTGGTGATTCCAACAGCAGCGATGTCTTGTGGTTTGAGATTGGCTTCAAGCAATACGCGCGCCATGACCGCTAAGACAGACACCCAAATTTGATTTGGGTTGTGTTCTACCCAACCAGGTTGTGGGTAGATTTGGGTAATTTCTTCACTAGCCATCGCGATGATGTTGGAATCATGGTCAAAAATGATGGCTCTGGTACTGGTGGTGCCTTGGTCTATCGAAAGTATGTATTTCATAGATTTACCCCTTGAGATGAAATGGATTTGGTTGCGATGATATCCACGCCTGTGTGGCAT is a window from the Paracholeplasma manati genome containing:
- the glpK gene encoding glycerol kinase GlpK; the protein is MKYILSIDQGTTSTRAIIFDHDSNIIAMASEEITQIYPQPGWVEHNPNQIWVSVLAVMARVLLEANLKPQDIAAVGITNQRETTVVWDRHTGQPVHNAIVWQSRQTSKICDELNEKGYGPLFKAKTGLLIDAYFSGTKVKWILDNVPGARKKADHGDLMFGTIDTWLVYKMTGEQVHVTDYTNASRTLLYNIHELKWDEEILSILNIPMSMLPEVKSSSEVYGHSTPHHFFGVKVPIAGIAGDQQAALFGQNCFEKGMVKNTYGTGCFMLMNTGETPINSEHGLLTTIAWGLDHKITYALEGSVFVAGSSVQWLRDGIKLIQSASETESLATALPSNEGVYIVPAFVGLGTPYWDSDARGAIFGLTRGTSKEHFARAVLESICYQSMDVLRAMEEDTKLPIKSFKVDGGATVNQFLMQFQSDILNLRVEQPKILETTALGAAYLAGLAVGFWQTKDDIKASWQLKNAYNPQMDESTRAHLVKGWKIAVAATQHFKVK